The genomic region ACTTTTATAGGCCTGTCGCTGTTTGGTCGACATTTTCATATTGAACCTCTGTTCAATGGCATTAAGCTCTTCATCACCGAATTTTCTACCCTGGACAATATAGAACTGGCATCCTGAAGACTTTCTTTCGGGATTCACTTCATCGCCCATTCTGGCAGCTGCCAGCGCTCCCCTTTTATGGAATTTGTCAGGAACGATTTCTGCCGGAAGAGAATACCCCGGGTCTAACTGACCATCTTTATTTCCTCCGCCCTGTATCATAAAATCTCTGATCACCCTGTGAAACCTGGATCCGTCGTACCAGCCCTCATTGGCCAGTTTAATGAAATTGTCGCGGTG from Bacteroidota bacterium harbors:
- a CDS encoding peptidylprolyl isomerase, producing the protein MKKTLLIALIFTIMAGFSATAQTKFVIKTSMGDIHGILYDETPGHRDNFIKLANEGWYDGSRFHRVIRDFMIQGGGNKDGQLDPGYSLPAEIVPDKFHKRGALAAARMGDEVNPERKSSGCQFYIVQGRKFGDEELNAIEQRFNMKMSTKQRQAYKSSGGAPHLDGTYTIFGEIISGMDVVDRIASVEVFQNAPIDPVTFSVEIIE